In one Culex quinquefasciatus strain JHB chromosome 2, VPISU_Cqui_1.0_pri_paternal, whole genome shotgun sequence genomic region, the following are encoded:
- the LOC6041310 gene encoding early endosome antigen 1: protein MKRIAKLMERVVLQGAFHCAIKHAISRSRPLPTQQQIVWNFLQGWTSLEIRNRKIFHPKMDSPNSRTVSVEGLILGLMDSLIKLVPEKSAAGEGGEGPAEGGAPTVAAKTTTNRRLLKMRQQVAKQNKFIQDTKKQIRVLSEMAPKSVSDREELAFLKSRLDKENDLLKNLLKTLIEEQKKDASQPWEPVRLCTGPADDVCRNPWMLGTDQSGMEPRFSFDSTLSSLTSQVDLTAATKDISDRLQKELMNRDRVIAILQSRVEALTADVMKVQRDNTAILDKTPRPATRYCETDMVSRLQFYKENTDALERNLVKMGAALGAIRSELGTNVTGEPIGCSTLLSSTMESSTQSNGHPSLTTSGKNGRPSMTTASKTGDEQYVTLLKELAKKSDECKRLTDRLAKSCNCQTETPEQVELEALKSRCSELLNEQQEFKLLIREQGDQLDEYRNKYLAAQQKVEEQNIEMAKRDLTNQRVEEQINEEVARIKAKFQEKMRQLAPFPRLLEAEEKKVKELKKSNEKLLEELKKSVKETKALEIRLQSAHASQNAALEKEHNLLKVEMEQVREEIKKESKKYDQIKEQLVASQKEVEDVRAETAKIIARTKDRAQEDRAAAQAQKNALELELAKSRANAAVTIGNREAALREMQGQIGVLSSSFNDAQMQIQSLRHQLTCLQDDKYGSGSRA, encoded by the coding sequence ATGAAGCGGATTGCAAAATTAATGGAAAGAGTTGTTTTGCAAGGCGCGTTTCATTGTGCGATAAAACACGCGATTTCTCGTAGTAGGCCGTTACCAACTCAACAGCAAATTGTTTGGAACTTTTTGCAAGGTTGGACGTCACTCGAAATTCGAAACCGCAAAATTTTTCACCCGAAAATGGATTCCCCAAATTCTCGCACAGTTTCCGTGGAGGGACTCATCCTGGGCCTGATGGACAGTTTGATTAAGTTGGTGCCGGAAAAGTCCGCTGCCGGTGAGGGTGGTGAAGGTCCTGCGGAAGGGGGTGCTCCGACGGTGGCTGCCAAGACGACCACGAATCGACGGCTGTTGAAGATGAGGCAGCAGGTGGCCAAACAGAACAAGTTCATCCAGGACACCAAAAAGCAGATCCGGGTTCTGAGCGAGATGGCTCCAAAGTCCGTGTCCGATCGGGAGGAGCTGGCGTTTTTGAAGAGTAGGTTGGACAAGGAGAACGACCTGTTGAAGAACCTGCTAAAGACGTTGATTGAGGAGCAAAAGAAGGACGCGAGTCAGCCGTGGGAACCGGTTCGTTTGTGCACCGGTCCCGCCGATGATGTCTGTCGGAATCCGTGGATGTTGGGCACAGATCAAAGCGGGATGGAGCCGCGTTTTTCGTTTGACTCGACGCTTTCGTCGCTGACCTCGCAAGTGGACTTGACCGCGGCCACTAAGGACATAAGTGATCGATTGCAGAAGGAACTGATGAACCGGGACCGGGTGATTGCGATCCTGCAGAGTCGAGTTGAGGCGCTGACGGCGGATGTGATGAAGGTGCAGCGGGACAACACTGCCATCCTGGACAAGACGCCGCGACCTGCGACGAGATACTGCGAAACGGATATGGTCAGTCGGTTGCAGTTTTACAAGGAAAATACCGACGCTCTGGAGCGAAATCTGGTGAAGATGGGTGCGGCGTTGGGTGCGATTCGGTCGGAACTTGGCACCAACGTCACCGGCGAACCGATTGGCTGCAGTACGTTACTGTCGTCGACCATGGAGTCTTCAACGCAGAGTAACGGACATCCATCGTTGACAACCTCGGGCAAAAACGGACGTCCTTCGATGACAACGGCGAGCAAAACCGGAGACGAACAGTACGTGACACTGCTGAAGGAACTGGCCAAGAAATCAGACGAGTGCAAACGGCTCACGGATCGTCTCGCCAAAAGCTGCAACTGCCAGACGGAAACGCCGGAACAGGTGGAGCTTGAAGCGCTCAAAAGTCGCTGCTCGGAGTTGCTCAACGAGCAGCAAGAATTTAAGCTGCTAATCAGAGAGCAGGGCGATCAGTTGGATGAGTATCGGAACAAGTATCTGGCCGCCCAGCAGAAGGTTGAGGAGCAAAACATCGAGATGGCCAAACGGGATCTTACTAATCAACGTGTCGAGGAGCAGATCAACGAAGAGGTGGCGCGAATAAAGGCCAAATTCCAGGAAAAAATGCGACAGCTGGCGCCATTTCCGCGGCTTTTGGAGGCCGAGGAGAAGAAAGTGAAGGAGCTAAAGAAGTCAAACGAAAAGCTGCTAGAAGAGTTGAAGAAATCCGTTAAAGAAACCAAAGCTCTGGAAATTCGCTTGCAAAGTGCCCACGCATCGCAAAATGCGGCACTGGAAAAGGAGCACAATCTGCTGAAAGTCGAGATGGAACAGGTGCGAGAGGAAATCAAGAAAGAAAGCAAGAAATACGATCAGATCAAGGAACAGCTGGTGGCCAGTCAGAAAGAAGTGGAAGATGTTCGCGCCGAAACGGCCAAGATAATCGCCCGAACCAAGGACCGAGCCCAGGAGGATCGCGCCGCTGCTCAAGCACAAAAGAACGCTCTCGAGCTTGAACTGGCCAAATCTCGTGCCAACGCCGCCGTCACCATCGGCAACCGGGAAGCTGCCCTGCGCGAGATGCAAGGCCAAATCGGAGTCCTGTCTTCGAGCTTCAACGATGCCCAGATGCAGATTCAATCGCTGCGCCACCAACTCACGTGTCTGCAAGACGACAAATACGGCTCCGGCTCGCGTGCTTGA
- the LOC6041311 gene encoding PI-PLC X domain-containing protein 2, with the protein MTDFCDDLENWMGKMPAELKAVPIINLAIPGSHDTMSYGIKSKAPVAPDADPVVGTLNKYIPCVVKRWAVTQRYDIVDQLKCGVRYFDLRICMKRPENKFYFVHGLFCEEIAEPLDQLKDFLRTHPREFVVLDCQHFYLFNPTDHCVLSAELNRIFDKKIYSRDINQLKDCTLESATRNGKQILIVYRSDACVNDRFWLSQDWPTPWPNEVSVKKLRQYLEETLTQRSPEAGHVSQCVLTPSVRFIVPRFMSSLRATCAKEVDRKLMDWIRQQVPGPFGPDEKPKSNVFLADFVDIQDSNFCRVVVELNKKILDQGSTSAQSSPSRKSVD; encoded by the exons ATGACTGACTTTTGCGACGATCTGGAGAACTGGATGGGCAAGATGCCGGCGGAGCTGAAGGCGGTGCCCATTATCAACCTGGCGATTCCGGGCTCGCACGACACCATGTCGTACGGGATCAAAAGCAAGGCGCCGGTCGCCCCGGATGCCGATCCGGTCGTGGGCACGCTCAACAAGTACATTCCGTGCGTGGTGAAGCGATGGGCTGTCACGCAGCGGTACGACATTGTGGACCAGCTCAAGTGTGGCGTGAG ATATTTCGATTTGAGGATCTGCATGAAGCGGCCGGAAAACAAGTTCTACTTTGTGCACGGCCTGTTTTGCGAGGAAATTGCCGAACCGCTGGACCAGTTGAAGGACTTTCTGCGGACGCACCCGCGCGAGTTTGTGGTGCTCGACTGTCAGCACTTTTATCTGTTCAATCCGACGGACCACTGCGTGCTGTCGGCCGAGCTGAACCGGATCTTCGACAAGAAAATCTACTCCCGGGACATTAACCAGCTTAAGGACTGCACGCTGGAATCGGCCACCCGAAACGGCAAACAAATCCTGATCGTGTATCGGAGCGATGCCTGCGTGAACGACCGGTTCTGGCTGAGCCAGGACTGGCCGACGCCGTGGCCAAACGAGGTAAGTGTGAAAAAGTTGCGCCAATATCTGGAGGAAACGCTAACGCAGCGTAGTCCCGAGGCGGGCCACGTTTCGCAGTGCGTGCTGACGCCGAGCGTGCGATTTATCGTGCCACGGTTTATGTCCTCCCTGAGGGCGACCTGTGCCAAAGAGGTGGACCGAAAGTTGATGGACTGGATCCGGCAGCAGGTTCCGGGGCCGTTTGGTCCCGACGAGAAACCCAAGTCGAACGTATTCTTAGCCGACTTTGTCGATATTCAGGACAGCAATTTTTGCCGAGTCGTTGTGGAGTTGAACAAGAAAATACTCGACCAAGGCTCAACCAGTGCCCAGAGTTCGCCCTCCCGGAAGAGCGTCGATTAA
- the LOC6041312 gene encoding coiled-coil domain-containing protein 47 — MRLHVTLLAVAVSCLLAQTTWAAADNFEDNDFAEFEDFDDDEFVVGNAAGGAANQHQQQQQQQEGAPAVNTPEDDGNDFAEIDGNDEDEAVVEDEENEFEHFQDEEEFEGFAGTAAEQDEIKLSDAKKTEPKLTMAKVPMHFRTHWDSYWMEMLMLAGLLAYFANYLFGNKKNSSLASLWLSTHKSLLEDNFVLVGDDGKKETEGSTLSFIKESESVYTLWCSGRTCCEGMLVELKMIKRQDLVSLIAGIMKPVQDQLHIKVEMSQDAMDNFVFCVATRKQAAKMFKEMNDLNKFCTLVNKADEKYNCPGYSLLSEIAEASSSLLDSRLVAALNKFSHLIEYIHVSDQYSGPIQQEDPNTLKQPEVKRILHCGFNMPAKLDMEEMKPLLVLVLYLMERVRRFRLSKEGKAKSDKNRARVEEEFMKNTHAARAEAAAQRREEKRKAEKEKVLANEDPEKQRRWEEKERKRLEKKRPKMKQLSIKAL; from the exons ATGCGATTGCACGTAACGCTACTGGCGGTGGCGGTCTCGTGCCTTCTGGCGCAGACGACCTGGGCTGCCGCGGACAATTTCGAGGACAATGACTTTGCCGAGTTTGAAGACTTTGACGACGATGAGTTTGTCGTGGGAAATGCAGCTGGCGGGGCAGCTAatcagcatcagcagcagcaacagcagcaagaAGGGGCGCCAGCGGTGAACACGCCGGAGGATGACGGGAATGATTTCGCGGAGATTGATGGAAATGACGAGGATGAAGCTGTGGTTGAGGATGAAGAGAACGAATTTGAGCACTTCCAGGACGAGGAAGAGTTTGAAGGATTCGCCGGTACAGCGGCCGAACAGGATGAGATCAAACTGAGCGACGCTAAGAAGACGGAACCGAAGCTTACGATGGCCAAAGTGCCGATGCACTTCCGAACCCACTGGGATTCGTACTGGATGGAGATGCTGATGTTGGCCGGACTGCTGGCGTACTTTGCCAACTACTTGTTCGGAAACAAGAAGAACTCTTCGTTGGCCAGTCTGTGGCTGTCGACCCACAAGAGCCTGCTGGAGGATAACTTTGTTCTGGTCGGAGACGACGGAAAGAAGGAAACCGAGGGATCGACCCTGAGCTTCATCAAGGAGAGCGAAAGTGTCTACACGCTGTGGTGCAGCGGGCGAACCTGCTGCGAGGGAATGCTGGTCGAACTGAAGATGATCAAGCGCCAGGATCTGGTGTCGCTGATTGCCGGAATCATGAAACCGGTCCAGGACCAGTTGCATATCAAGGTGGAAATGTCTCAGGATGCTATGGACAATTTTGTCTTCTGCGTGGCCACCAGAAAGCAGGCTGCCAAGATGTTCAAAGAAATGAACGATCTGAACAAGTTTTGCACACTAGTCAACAAAGCCGATGAAAAGTACAACTGTCCCGGTTATTCCTTGTTATCGGAGATTGCGGAAGCATCTTCCAGTCTGTTAGATAGTAGATTAGTAGCAGCTTTAAATAAGTTTTCACACCTGATCGAGTACATCCACGTTTCGGACCAGTACAGTGGCCCCATCCAGCAGGAGGACCCGAACACACTAAAGCAGCCGGAAGTTAAGCGCATTTTACACTGTGGATTCAACATGCCAGCCAAGTTGGACATGGAAGAGATGAAGCCACTCTTAGTTCTCGTATTATATCTGATGGAACGCGTTAGGCGATTCCGTTTATCCAAAGAA GGTAAAGCAAAGTCTGACAAAAACCGTGCCCGCGTCGAGGAGGAATTTATGAAGAATACTCATGCGGCCCGTGCCGAGGCTGCCGCACAACGTCGCGAGGAGAAGCGCAAGGCGGAAAAGGAGAAGGTCCTGGCCAACGAAGATCCGGAAAAGCAGCGCCGCTGGGAGGAGAAGGAACGCAAGCGGCTGGAGAAGAAGCGCCCCAAGATGAAGCAGCTGTCCATCAAGGCGCTGTAA
- the LOC119767883 gene encoding uncharacterized protein LOC119767883 codes for MFKKASKLSPQPMPPSVEQIMEDLETFCVERKPLEKIRSLDTNSSSSSSGTDEPDIEDWWKVFETYLEDHEQFHTMKVDIENLKKKLLATQSELRTARDNIQRQIDEDLEKIKLTIKS; via the coding sequence atgttcaaaaaagccaGCAAACTTTCGCCCCAGCCGATGCCTCCGTCGGTGGAGCAGATCATGGAGGACTTGGAGACGTTCTGCGTGGAACGGAAACCGCTGGAGAAGATTCGTTCGCTCGataccaacagcagcagcagcagcagcggaaccgACGAACCCGACATCGAAGATTGGTGGAAGGTTTTCGAGACCTACCTGGAGGACCACGAGCAGTTCCACACCATGAAGGTCGACATTGAGAATCTAAAGAAGAAACTGTTGGCCACCCAGAGCGAACTGCGAACTGCCCGGGACAACATCCAGCGCCAGATCGATGAGGATTTGGAGAAAATCAAGCTGACAATCAAGAGttga